Within the Musa acuminata AAA Group cultivar baxijiao chromosome BXJ2-9, Cavendish_Baxijiao_AAA, whole genome shotgun sequence genome, the region TGACTCGTATCGAAAAGGAAGCTTATAAAACAATTCTTAGATAAAACTCCGTAAATACAACGACGACAAGGACGAGACCAACTATGCTACACTTGAAAGAGACCACATGCTATAATAAAAGAGAAAAGGATAAAAAAGCATGGGCAAAAAACAGCTACATAAATGTAAAAGATCATGGCTTCCATACAATAACTAGTAAATAATCATCAATTACAAACTTCAATAGCTACAAACCGGCACACGCATTCACTTGCTATATACAAACAGTAGCTGTAGCTCACAGCTAGCTTATTACACAtctcctcatccatataataactAGCAAGCGACCCAAAACTACAAACATCAATAGCTTCAAACCGACACACTCCTCCAGACTAGCTAGGGGTTCTGGCTTCACTTGCTAAATACAAGCAGTTGCTCTAGCTCACAGCTAGTTTTATTAGACATCTTATATTTCTAAGCATGGTAGCTAAGATACCCAacaaccttcttttttttttactttcagacCTCACCAAATACGTGATCTTATCTGCATTAGGCAATTTAATTCAGGACGTCCAGAAACTGGGTGCAATCGATCCCTCTTTCTGTAAAGGCTGACACAAGCTTTGGGAGAAGTTTAGCAAGCATGATCTTAAACCCAGTAGAACAACTGTTGTGACATTTGTCGGCTGCTTCTCTGCATGCATCAGCATGCCCAACCTGAGCGCCATCCAAATATGCCTTACAAGCACTGAGAATATGATGTGACCTATGAGTAAAATGCTCCTCAACAAGTGCCTCAAAGTGCTGCAATTTCAATAAACCAGCAAGTAAGCTAAGTTGCAGGACCATCCGGAAACTAATAGCATAAATTACATAACGAAAAGAAGGTAATTTATTTCCAAAGTTACGTTGGCTTTTAGTCATCTTACCTTCGGTGGTCTATGTAAGATGTATAGCATCGACTTGCACGACTGTAGAAAAGCATTCTCATTGTACGTGATCGAGTTCTTCTCAGCCTCGACTCTTCCAATCTGTTCATCATATCCCGCCTCATTAAAATACGGCTTCTCATTAAGAACAAGGGCCTGAAGTGATAGCAACACTTGAAGAATTGTGGAGTTTTCTGGATCCCATACTTCGCTGCCACTTCCCATCCATGTCTTTAGTAGGCTGAGACAAACCTTCCCTGACTCGTACAAGTTTGGGTTTAGTCGAAGCCCCCCAGAGATGTAGTGAACAACCTACATAATAAATGTTTCTCCCATTAAAAAAAGCCTACCCTCAAAGCTCCAAACCACTAGAGTATGCAATATATTTTGGAAGAAATAAGTGAATCTAAATTTGCCAAACACTCAAAGCATATTAAGGACTGACATCTTTTGGAGCCTAATTATGTGGTGCAAGAAGACTCCTGACTCAAGAAAGAAGCACCTCGCATGATAATTTTTGAAGGATAATCAGTTTCAAACATCAAGATGTGCTTACAATAACTAATACCTAAATGCTCAAAATactaattttgatttataaaccaAAAGAATAGTGTTTTGCTACTTGCAAAATATAATGACACCACTAAAGCAATCAGCATATAGATCCTTGTAAGATCCAGACCACCAAAACAATAATGAGACATGTTTTGAAGAAAAGAAATTTTGTGAAGTTGTCAAGTATTCAGAGCTAATAAGGCACCAAGACTTTTTGGAGCTTAGTTGCAAGATGCAAGGCAATGcatgaatagtttaagagagcagTTAGAATGACATCTAAgataaaatacttttcaaatgAAAGTTAAGTAAACAAGGTTATCTGCAGCTTTGTCGGAACGTGCAATGTGTGATGCATACCTTGTTGAGAAAGCAATTATCTTGACCATGGAGATAAAGTGATCTTAAAGATGACAGTGAAACAAAGTGAAAATCAAACTGTACTTAAGTTTCCTAGAGTTCATTTCATCAAAGATCTAGATTTTCGTTGAAAAAATGTCATTGCCAACTTGACGTTGATTGTAGGTCAGATACtctttataatataattaatcacaTATACCTGATAGTAACAAATTAAGAGCTAACAAAAAGTTAATGCAACATTATGGGAGAGACATCCATTAGGGAACGCATGGGCCTAAAGATGCACCTCACTCAAAACTGTGAGTAGCAACTAAGATAAAACCCAAAGTCCAGTAAGCCTTCCCACTAGGAACACGTGAGgtgataatttaataatattaatttatcCTTCATCGAATAAATGCTATTACTGAAGATAGAGATACCTAAGAAACATAGGCAAAGACATGCTGTCATGCAATAGAAATAATTGGCTGGCATTAGACTTGcaaaattttcatctaatctctaaCCATTTTGTTTAATATTcagaatatggaaatcatcactcAGTAGAACTATCACAGGTAATGAAGTTTAAGGTATGATAaactagaaaataaataaaatgtataTATGCATTAACATATGATGCAACCACACTCCATTTCTCAATTTTTGGAGTACTGAAGAATGAAACATATCCATTAGCACTAGCCAACGTGACCACAGAACCAATAAGAGTGAGAGAATCAACATATACTTGTACACTTGTTATCAGAACATGTAATCTAATATCATATTATCTCCTTTTGTGTTAATAGGTTTCAAAAGAGGTTTCTAAAGAGAGAACTCCCAACCTAGCACATTAGATATATCATCATCCAAGTGAGACTCTTCTAGCCAGGGTTGCCATGGATGGTGGCCATCAAACAGACCATGTTTAAACCCAAATCGTTTGTTTATTTGCACTCTCTTTCTCACGTTCTTTTCCCTCCACCATGGCTTCTGCTATGGAACCATTATGTTAATAATCTATCATAACAGTGTCATTTAATCTCTTGAAGCATTGCTCTGGATCGCTACTCCAGAAATTTGATTGAGACAACTAATAGGATTTCCACTAATTCTTGTTATCAAAGACTTTCATCATTTTTCGTCTGATGTTTATGCTACGTTGAGGGCGAATGTCATTATCTGATTGGACGGTGTTAgttcaaataaaaaaattggaCAATGGTGGGGcccatagagaaaaataaataacaaggaccTCTAGGAGGTAATTGTGAAACTTAAGCTCCAAGAAGATATTAAAGATGAGAGGAGCTCGGCACTAGAGCAATTAATAGATGTTGAAGGACAACCTGCAATAGGGTTGTTCAGGTGGTATGGATTCTGTGCAGGCGAAGAAAGAGGCCTCTTTCAGGAAATAGGTATGAATGTCACTCTACCAACTGCTTCCGTAAAATTTAGGTGCAATCCAAATGAACAACCATAAAATCTTTAGTGTCATCATGATTCTAAGAACACCTACATCctattacaaaatttattttatccTGAACTTCCAGTATAAAATATTGACTTTGGTTTTCTTTCAAGTTCTTTCCCTATATATTATGATTATCTACCAAGAGTGTGATTGAAAATAACTAATTCGTACAGGCACATACTCAAAAACTAAACCATGCTACATAATATTTACTAATCTTTATAAAGAAAAGTCTTTTCTTGTAAATGTTCACCATGTATTCAGGAGAAACCAATAATTGGAAAAAGAATACTTACAGGGGGTTCATGAGGATAGTCAAAGGGAAGAAAGATATCAAAGAAGAATAGACCATCATGGTAGGGAGTTCCAGGTGCTCCTATCATTGATGCCCTCAGTAGATCCATTCTCTCCTCATAGACTCTGACATAGATTGTGTCTGGAAAGTGCAAGGAATACATGCCACTATTAGCACAACAGAAGCAAAATGAATATAATTCTCAGCATGCAATTTAAAACCAAATTTGATCATCAGGTTTTATGACTGCTGTAAATAGAGCTCAACAGAATTTGACAAAAACTTATGTCTATTTGTTTTCCTTGGTTGTACAACTAGCACATGTTATAAAAGCTACATCGTACTTTTTCCTATTACATACTAGTGTGGAACACACAAATTTTTATACACAAAAGAGGAGCACTGCAGGAGAAAGCAAGGACagttttatttgaaaaaaatataacaaACTGGTGTCTTGTGAGAATACTGCAGTGACCATAGTTATTATCTCCTGAATCTTGACTAGCCAAGTCCATCCAAGTATGCAAAAAAGtgtaataaaatgaaaaaaatgaagatGAATGGACAAAGTTAAATCATGCATCAGGATGGAAGAGCTCAGAATAAAGAATAAACCTGGAAGATCATTTTTTAAGAAGCTCCATTCTTGTTGTACTCTCTTAAACCAACCCTTTTTTacctgaggatactgagaaagtaAGATAAACCATAAAAAAATGGTACTCATGACGGATAATTAAATTCAAAGCACAAACTTGTTTGCTCACATGGGACAACATCAATTCATTGCCAATGCCATTCACAAAATGATGGTCTGTATGATCATTTACAATATCAAATTGCTTGAACTTtctaggttcatcactgccaggtGAAAATGTCATCCCACCACTTTGTTTCGTCTCCTCAATCTGCTGCTTCAAATTTTCAGGCTGTAAATCAGTTGGTTCCGATATATATTCTTCCATCTTCAAATTCCTATACTGAGAAAACTCCTGGAAAAATAGCCAATATGAGTTTGAGTTTGTGGTAGTTaagattgcatgttttatgatgtaCATAAACACACAAGAGAACAGGACGTAACTGGATCAGGCAAAGAAGTTGAACCACGAGAACAGAAAAGGCTTGTGGCAACATGTGTAAGGAACCCAAAAGCTGCCCCAGGAAACAAAGCAGAAGCGGCCTTCCAGACATCTTTCATGCAAAATCCACCAGAATCATCCGTAGATTTCTAGAATACACATTTTAACATTTAAATTGTTCCTTTCTGATCAGTATTCTGGCATGAAATAACAAAACAGAAACAAAATAAACAACCACATTTGTGGAAAAGAGCAGGCCTGAACCTTTTGCCTCATATTCCATGATTGTTTCTCCTGATCAGTTAAGTCTTTGTCAACATTTGGAGGAAAAGACTCCATGGTAGCCGATGGTGTCAAGGCAGGATGAAGAAGCCTGTCCGGTCCAACTATTTCAAAAGGCATAACCTGATAccaatatttgatatattatctCTTTAATTGGAACAACAAGATAAACAGAATGAAACAAGGAAACAGAAAAGCAAAGTTAACGTATTGCTCTGTACAACAAGGACAACAACAAAAAACTGCAAGGCCCCCATTACTTGGGAAATGTATTACTTTGTAATTGCATTTAACTAGCAACAAAAAGACCTGGACATAGAGCATAACCAACACTATATCATTAAATGATGACtttaaaatgacaaaaaaataaaaatatatagacCTAATAGGTAATGGGTACTGCAAGATATCATATCTGGAATCAATACAAACATTGGTCTCACAGAAACTAGTTGTGCTCTTGCACATGCATCTTACTTGTAACCTAGTATCTATGTTTCACAATCCTGTAAATCATGGATACAATAACCAGAATCTCACCATAATACAAAGCTGCAAGCACATAACACCTCTATGTAATAGATTAAGTTCAGGCCAAAAAACCTGAATTCTTACTAGCTTAATCAATGTTAATTACTTAATTCCAAGTAAAACTCCCATTTAAACTGGAGGTAAAATGACACCGATCCAGAAACTTCCATATTGTTGGGACCTTATGCTAACTATACTAATCCATCTGACAAAAACCTGTAGGATAAACTTTAATGGGTAAATTTTGAAATTACAACaggtaaaaatttataaaaaaaatttcctaATAGTATTTCCTGGCAATGCATGCAAAAAAAAATGATGTCACTACAGATAGAAAAATGTATATCTAGCCACAACAGTCATACCTTGGATATCACACCATTGGCCCATTTAACTTCAATACCTTCATCCTTATAACCAATAACATTCCCAATGCATGATAGGTAACCCTGTAGATCCTCATGATTGCATTCATCAATAGGCTTCTTGAGAGAACCAATTCCACAAAATAATCCATCTACTGCAACAGGCAAATTATGTCTTTCTTTCCAActaatattttgcacatcaagaaTATTTTCTCCCACCTTCTGAACACAAGGAATTTGCCTAAGCACGGCATCACCAATGCAATAGGTGAAATCTGGATGCTCAATCAGTTCATAAGCACTCACTGTCTCTTCAGTAAATTCAGTAAAATCACCactaaaatcaacattcttgttaaGCTCAGGAAGCATCCATTTCACCTTCACAATCTGTTCGTGTGAATCCACATTTTTCACAATTCCCAGCCCTTGTGGTTGTGGAACATGTACTTCTTCTGTTGTTACTTTCTCTAGCACAAACTGTCCTGGCCAAAAATCATGATCACCAATGTTGCTCACTGGAGACAAGGATTGAGTACACACACCAACTGACCTTTCACCATTTTGCCACAGAACATCAACCTTGCTCCTGGTCTTTGCAATCACATACATCTGTAGAGTTTCCATATCCAATTCTTTCTGCATGTTTGTAAAGCACTTTGGAGAACTCAGAGTTCCTGAATTTTCTGCAGTCACATTATGGTAATCTACTGGAAGTGTACACCGATCACCAAGTTGCCAATTAGCATGTGAAAAACATGACAACAAAGTAAGGTTCTTTGGATCTTGGAAATGAGGTGGAGTTGATGAATGGATGCTCTGACCCACAACTGAAGCAACCCAACTAACATACACTAATCCTACCTCCACATGGCAGATAATACCTTCATCTTGACTTGCCTTGAGTGAGCCGCAAAACCATGTTTTGGACTGGGAAATAGTCGGAAGATTAATTTTCACCCGCTGGCCTGGATGGAGAGGAAATGATGCATCTTCAAAGCTTGGATATAGCAGAGTTAGGTCTTTTGAGTCTCTGATCAATATTTCAAACTTAGCCCCATTATTAAATAGAATGGTAACTGCATCAAATGTTTTTTCAATCCTTCCAAGCCATGGCCCATAAACTACAAAGTCTCCAGAGGCAAAGGATCTCAACCTAAGAAGTTTCTTGCTGTTTACATCTTTTACGAGTCCACCAGAGGTTGTTTCCAAGTCTACAATCAGATCAACATCCACCACCCTTCCCAACTGTCCTGAAGGATCTGTAATGGAGCAGACGAAGTCGCCGAGAGCAAAGTGTCTCTCAAATGCAAGGAAGTCATCAATTTTTCCTATGCTCTCATCCAGACCTGACAAGATACTTTGAGCATGCCCGCCAAATAAAGATTCATTGCAGTCTTGATTCTCACTATCACTAAATTCAGAGTAGGAATCACTATCTGAATCAACAAACAGTGCATCCATCATCTAATTACCTGTTAAAAGTCAATATGATCCatttaagtatgatatcaaatgCAGCTGTTTACATAGAAAGCCAAATTTAAAATTAGATAACGGCTCACCTTATCATCAAGATAGGAAAGATATTACCCTAACAAGAAACTCTCCCATCTACACCCAAGACATCATTTGTTGAATAAGACAACCATGCACAAAAATGGGACTGTTGCAATATATAGGATATTAAAATACAAATTGAACATGTAACAAAATAACACTTTGAAAACTATCATGCTACAAATCAAGATATTCACAGGGAAAAGAGAAAGAAGGGAGAGTCTACTTACCTCCAAGTTAATTTATCTATTCTATAGTCAACCCTGACGACTGATGGAAACAGATTGCTTCCTGACTGAACAAACATTGCAACTGCCAGATGTAACCCCTGATGTGCTGAAATCCGCTGACATACTATCCAGAAAACAGCAACTGGTTCAATGTTATCACGGTATTATAAGTGCAATTACTTGATGCCAAACAAGAATTATCTAGATACAGATGCAGGATCTACCTGATTCTATCACTGCCAAAAGGAGATTTGCCCAGCTGAGCTGAGTTTACTAAATGGAGCTGATATTGACTATAAAATGCCAAAGGAGATTTGCCCAGCAGCTGAAGAAAGCCAGTAAATGCCAAAGGAGATTTGCCCAGCAGGTGAAGAAAACTACTAAATGCCAAAGGAGATTTGCCCAGAAGAGTGGAAAACTGCTAGATGCCAAAGGAGATTTGCCCAGCAGAGTGAAGCAAACTGCTAGATGCCAAAGGAGATTTGCCCAGCAGAGTGAAGCAAACTGCTAGATGCCAAAGGAGATTTGCCCAGCAGAGTGAAGCAAACTACTAAATGCCAAAGGAGATTTGCCCAAGATGGAAAATCTTAACCCCAATAGACATTTTCCCAAGAGAGAAAAAGTTAACTCAAAGCATATTAAGTACTTGCCAAATGAGATTTGCCCAGAAAGTGAAGAAATTCTAAAAATGTATCCCCCTACTAAGGAGGATTTGACAACCAGCACAAATAATCTCCCATACAGTGACCAGTAGATGATATTCTTGGACTGTCAATAGATGCGAGACTAAGAATTAACTTCAAGACAAGTCACTTTAATTGTCACAAACTGCCAGAGGAGATTTTCCAATTATAGAAAAGCCATTGCGCATCATGATCAAATATGCCAATACCAGCCTGCAAAGGACCATGACAGACAAAAACTTCAATTAGAATACATCTCTGCTGCTTGTAATGTCTTTCCTTCAAATAGAAGTTCATCAACAGCAGTTCAAGGTGCAATAACTAAATcaacaatatgaaaagaaaaaaaatcataattacacTTTTCAGAAAGGTAAGTGATATATGCAGCAAAGCCCTAAAACCTATTCTACTAAAAAATGCATTTTTTTCTCAAAGAGAAGGAAGATGCCTTCTTTCcagaaaaaagaaacatataaAAAGCAGGAATAACAGtctaagaagagagagaagagagagagaggtcaaaaGCCTCCAAAGCTATATCCGACCATGAAAACTTGAGCATGAACGGGAGAGGTGGGAATCGACTattaataacaaaagaaaaaactcCTTGGATACTATATAGGCGGATGATAATGAGATTTATGGTCAATAAATTAGAGATTTTCTGCTCAAATTCGTGGACcagttgataaaattataaaagtaCCACAAACTTTAAAGATAATTAAAGACAACAAACTAAAACTCATCATTTTTTCCCCCAAAATAAAAACCTATCTACACCTCTATAGATCTATTACAAAATATATTATGGAAAACATGAGCATCTCTATTATTACAAGTTAACTTTTTGTTGGTAGTCAGAAAATTTACCAAGAAAGTTAACAAACCCTACCCACAATCCTGCATAACTTTCGATGATACTTTTTACCGCAAAAGATTTAGTGAGTAAATTCCTTTTTTCCCAAGTCTAGGCACTCAAATAAAACACCTATATGTAGAACAACAGATTCCATGTGTACAGAAAACTCAAAGCCAAAATTAACACCACGTTCGAATTATTCATCCACAGAATCCACAGCAAAGACGAAATCTTCCTCACAAGTGTATGCATTCGCAACACACAACTCGAAAAAACGTTCCATTTAACACTAAAAACACAACAAAAGCACAGACATGAAACCCTAAGCCGCCAACAAATCAGAAACACGGAAGCAGAGAGAAATACCACGGTCCGTATGCCCGACCCACGGatcgaagaagaggaggcagtgagagaaaACGAAAAGAAGGAAGGTCTTTCAGCGCAGAGGCCTGGTCCCTCCCCGAACCCCG harbors:
- the LOC135622623 gene encoding probable ubiquitin-conjugating enzyme E2 24 isoform X2 — protein: MMDALFVDSDSDSYSEFSDSENQDCNESLFGGHAQSILSGLDESIGKIDDFLAFERHFALGDFVCSITDPSGQLGRVVDVDLIVDLETTSGGLVKDVNSKKLLRLRSFASGDFVVYGPWLGRIEKTFDAVTILFNNGAKFEILIRDSKDLTLLYPSFEDASFPLHPGQRVKINLPTISQSKTWFCGSLKASQDEGIICHVEVGLVYVSWVASVVGQSIHSSTPPHFQDPKNLTLLSCFSHANWQLGDRCTLPVDYHNVTAENSGTLSSPKCFTNMQKELDMETLQMYVIAKTRSKVDVLWQNGERSVGVCTQSLSPVSNIGDHDFWPGQFVLEKVTTEEVHVPQPQGLGIVKNVDSHEQIVKVKWMLPELNKNVDFSGDFTEFTEETVSAYELIEHPDFTYCIGDAVLRQIPCVQKVGENILDVQNISWKERHNLPVAVDGLFCGIGSLKKPIDECNHEDLQGYLSCIGNVIGYKDEGIEVKWANGVISKVMPFEIVGPDRLLHPALTPSATMESFPPNVDKDLTDQEKQSWNMRQKKSTDDSGGFCMKDVWKAASALFPGAAFGFLTHVATSLFCSRGSTSLPDPEFSQYRNLKMEEYISEPTDLQPENLKQQIEETKQSGGMTFSPGSDEPRKFKQFDIVNDHTDHHFVNGIGNELMLSHVKKGWFKRVQQEWSFLKNDLPDTIYVRVYEERMDLLRASMIGAPGTPYHDGLFFFDIFLPFDYPHEPPVVHYISGGLRLNPNLYESGKVCLSLLKTWMGSGSEVWDPENSTILQVLLSLQALVLNEKPYFNEAGYDEQIGRVEAEKNSITYNENAFLQSCKSMLYILHRPPKHFEALVEEHFTHRSHHILSACKAYLDGAQVGHADACREAADKCHNSCSTGFKIMLAKLLPKLVSAFTERGIDCTQFLDVLN
- the LOC135622623 gene encoding probable ubiquitin-conjugating enzyme E2 24 isoform X1, coding for MMDALFVDSDSDSYSEFSDSENQDCNESLFGGHAQSILSGLDESIGKIDDFLAFERHFALGDFVCSITDPSGQLGRVVDVDLIVDLETTSGGLVKDVNSKKLLRLRSFASGDFVVYGPWLGRIEKTFDAVTILFNNGAKFEILIRDSKDLTLLYPSFEDASFPLHPGQRVKINLPTISQSKTWFCGSLKASQDEGIICHVEVGLVYVSWVASVVGQSIHSSTPPHFQDPKNLTLLSCFSHANWQLGDRCTLPVDYHNVTAENSGTLSSPKCFTNMQKELDMETLQMYVIAKTRSKVDVLWQNGERSVGVCTQSLSPVSNIGDHDFWPGQFVLEKVTTEEVHVPQPQGLGIVKNVDSHEQIVKVKWMLPELNKNVDFSGDFTEFTEETVSAYELIEHPDFTYCIGDAVLRQIPCVQKVGENILDVQNISWKERHNLPVAVDGLFCGIGSLKKPIDECNHEDLQGYLSCIGNVIGYKDEGIEVKWANGVISKVMPFEIVGPDRLLHPALTPSATMESFPPNVDKDLTDQEKQSWNMRQKKSTDDSGGFCMKDVWKAASALFPGAAFGFLTHVATSLFCSRGSTSLPDPEFSQYRNLKMEEYISEPTDLQPENLKQQIEETKQSGGMTFSPGSDEPRKFKQFDIVNDHTDHHFVNGIGNELMLSHYPQVKKGWFKRVQQEWSFLKNDLPDTIYVRVYEERMDLLRASMIGAPGTPYHDGLFFFDIFLPFDYPHEPPVVHYISGGLRLNPNLYESGKVCLSLLKTWMGSGSEVWDPENSTILQVLLSLQALVLNEKPYFNEAGYDEQIGRVEAEKNSITYNENAFLQSCKSMLYILHRPPKHFEALVEEHFTHRSHHILSACKAYLDGAQVGHADACREAADKCHNSCSTGFKIMLAKLLPKLVSAFTERGIDCTQFLDVLN